AAACTTGTCTGTAAAGTTGCCAGAAAAGTCAGTCGCTCAAGATCAAGTGCTAGATATAACTCTCCCTACAAAGCGCACAAGATAAGGTTTTGATCCCAATGCCTACAAGTTATTTGTGAAGGCGGGAGACAACCCTAGCAAACCATCAGCGCTAGGGAAACTCCCATCAGAAGATCTAGTGAAGTGCATGAAGGCCTAGGTTATAGCCAACCGCCACCAATTCGCATTTCCATAAGAAGGGccaataataatcatataacttTTAAAGATGACGGCACTACTCCCAATAAAAGGCCTTCTGTCTTTGATCGACTTGGTGAAGCGACAACAAGAATTTATGTGTTTAAGAGGTTAGGTCCTCTgaagaagaataacaagaaCCTGAGAAGTTATTTGAAAGTTAAAAAGCCTACTTCCCATTTGATTCAAAAGGATTTCAGAAGTTTGATTACTTATAAGATAAGGCGACGAGTGGAACTTATGGTTTCCTGTAAAGAGGAACTCAAGGCAAAGGTTCACACTGTGGTTTACACCAAAGAGCacgaggaagatgaagaaagtgTAGGATCCTCAAATCATGTTACAATCCAAAATGAGTACGATTCTTTGCCTCAAAACAAGATTGTGGAAGAGGTAGAAGATATTATCTCGTGTTGTCATATATCAGTCAATGACAATGATCCTGTGGAAGAGGAACATGCTAAAGATGCTCCACCAAAACTTGAAAAAGGAGTAAAGATCACAATAGATCCTTTGAAAGAAGTTAACCTTGGCACTGATGAAGATCCGAAGCCAACTTACTTGAGTGCGTTTttagaaattgatgaagaagtcGCTTACATGAATATACTCAAAGAATATAGAGATGTATTCGCTTGGAGTTACAAAGAAATACCTGGATTGAATCCTAGAGTAGCGGTCCATTAATTGGCAGTCAAAAATGGTTCTCGTCCAGTTAAACAAGCTCAAAGACGTTTTAGACCAGACTTGATTCCGTTGATAGAAAATGAAGTTAACAAACTCATTGAGGAGGATTTATTCGTGAGGTCAAATATCCTACATGGATTTCAAGTATTGTTCCTGTGAGGAAGAAGAACGGTCAAATTCGAGTTTGCGTTGACTTTAGAGATCTCAATAATGCATGCCCTATAGATGAGTTTCCTCTTCCCATTCCAGAATTGATGATTGATGCCACCACTGGTTATAAGGGCAATGTCGTTCATGGATGGTTCTTCTAGATATAATCAAATCCGCATGTCACCAAAAGATGAAGAACTCATCACATTTCGCACGCCAAAAGGTATTTATTGTTATAGAGTGATGCCATTTGGTTTAAAGAATGCTGACACCACATATCAAAGGGCTATGCAAAATATCTTTGACGACTTGctccataaaaatgttgaatgttatgttgatgatttggtaGTAAAGTTGAGGAAGAGGGGTGATCATTTGAAAGACTTAAGGATGGTGTTTGAGTTACTCCGAAGATATCAACTAAGGATGAATCCATTGAAATGTGCCTTCGGAGTTACTTTCGGTAAATTCCTTGGCTTTATTGTGAGACATCGAGGGATTGAAATTGATCAAGACAAAGTCGATGCAATATCAAATATGCCTGAACCTCGAGATATTTATGAGTTAAAAAGTCTCCAAGGAAAGTTAGCCTACTTGAGAAGGTTCATCTCAAATCTAGCGGGAAGATGTCAACCATTCAGTCATCTCATGAAGAAAGGTGCTCCTTTTAATTGGGACCAAACATGTAGCGAAGCCTTTAAAAGTATCAAATTGTATCTAGCGAAACCTCCGGTTTTGGCAGCCCCTATACCTGGAAAACCATTGATACTCTACATTGCAGCACAAGAAAGGTCTGTAGGAGCCCTGTTAGCTCAAGAGAATAGTGAAGGCAAAGAAAATGCTCTTTATTACTTAAGTAGAACGATGATGCCAAATGAGATAAATTATTCGCCAATTGAAAAGTTATGCTTGGCACTGGTCTTCTCAATTCAAAAGATGAAGCATTATTTTCA
The sequence above is a segment of the Solanum lycopersicum chromosome 10, SLM_r2.1 genome. Coding sequences within it:
- the LOC138338915 gene encoding uncharacterized protein, yielding MVGHVLEKKINRILIDEGSGVNILPIHTLKELVITAGKLSESRLLIQGFNQGEQRSIGSIKLEIHMADLRSSAWMHVIDAKTSYNILLGRPWVHENRIVTSSYYQCLKYLEGGIERNIVADDNPFTEVETHFADAKFYMRSYVVKGVKSDEIKSIKIDNIVSKRIEAAIEKVKIDTKDSCPILNEGKILTLKKKQTSRICYVPKEKKKQDQPSNLEENALRGLTLPIRRILCNKLVCKVARKQTISARETPIRRSSEVHEGLGYSQPPPIRISIRRANNNHITFKDDGTTPNKRPSVFDRLGEATTRIYVFKRLGPLKKNNKNLRSYLKVKKPTSHLIQKDFRSLITYKIRRRVELMVSCKEELKAKVHTVVYTKEHEEDEESVGSSNHVTIQNEYDSLPQNKIVEEVEDIISCCHISVNDNDPVEEEHAKDAPPKLEKGVKITIDPLKEVNLGTDEDPKPTYLSAFLEIDEEVAYMNILKEYRDVFAWSYKEIPGLNPRVAVH